Proteins encoded in a region of the Athene noctua chromosome 4, bAthNoc1.hap1.1, whole genome shotgun sequence genome:
- the HS3ST1 gene encoding heparan sulfate glucosamine 3-O-sulfotransferase 1, which translates to MAAFLLGAVLLIVQPQIVPSRSAINLKAETSPQSVQRELLKKTSQKNDFKENIHSNGSCRQLPQTIIIGVRKGGTRALLEMLSLHPDIAAAESEVHFFDWEDHYRNGLQWYINQMPFSYPHQITVEKTPAYFTSPKVPERVYNMNQSMRLLLILRDPSERVLSDYTQVFYNHMQKHKPYPSIEQFLIKDGELNVDYKAINRSLYYIHMQNWLKYFPLDHIHIVDGDKLIKDPFPEIEKVERFLKLSPQINASNFYFNKTKGFYCLRDSGRERCLHESKGRAHPQVDTRLLEKLHEYFHEPNKKFFELVGRTFDWHSFVTS; encoded by the coding sequence ATGGCAGCTTTTCTGCTGGGAGCTGTGTTGCTTATTGTTCAACCTCAGATAGTGCCTTCCAGATCGGCTATAAATTTGAAGGCTGAGACTTCTCCTCAGTCTGTTCAGAGagagcttttaaagaaaacatctcAAAAAAATGACTTCAAGGAAAACATTCATTCTAATGGATCATGCCGGCAGCTGCCACAGACTATCATTATTGGAGTGAGAAAAGGTGGAACAAGAGCTTTGTTAGAGATGTTGAGTCTCCATCCAGATATTGCGGCAGCAGAAAGTGAAGTTCACTTCTTTGACTGGGAAGATCATTACAGAAATGGATTGCAATGGTATATTAATCAAATGCCATTCTCTTATCCCCATCAGATCACCGTGGAAAAAACTCCAGCATATTTCACATCACCTAAAGTGCCTGAAAGAGTTTATAACATGAACCAATCAATGAGACTACTCCTTATTTTAAGAGACCCAAGTGAGAGAGTACTATCAGATTACACCCAAGTGTTCTATAATCACATGCAGAAGCACAAGCCGTATCCATCCATTGAACAATTCCTGATTAAAGATGGTGAACTCAATGTGGACTACAAGGCAATAAACAGAAGCTTATACTACATTCACATGCAAAACTGGCTGAAGTACTTTCCTCTTGATCATATCCACATTGTAGATGGGGATAAACTAATCAAAGATCCCTTCCCAGAAATAGAGAAGGTAGAGAGATTTTTGAAGTTATCGCCACAGATAAATGCTTCAAacttttatttcaataaaactaAAGGCTTCTACTGCCTAAGGGACAGTGGTAGAGAGCGTTGTTTACATGAGTCAAAAGGACGAGCACACCCACAAGTAGATACCCGGTTACTCGAGAAACTGCATGAATATTTCCATGAACCCAACAAGAAATTTTTTGAACTTGTGGGCAGAACATTCGACTGGCACTCATTTGTGACAAGTTAG